A window from Rhineura floridana isolate rRhiFlo1 chromosome 17, rRhiFlo1.hap2, whole genome shotgun sequence encodes these proteins:
- the LOC133372085 gene encoding chemerin-like receptor 1, with protein sequence MENSSSSAFLANLTLWQENTTSSHTDSYLGLQKCMHLLSIVIYSVACLLGVTGNGIVIWITGFKMKKTVNIVWFLNLAIADFVFTFFLPLSIAYTALGFHWPFGKLLCKLNSTIAFLNMFASVFLLTIISMDRCALVVYPVWSRNYRTTKLAYGIALVAWVIAFIISSPYLIFRDTATNSRNVTSCYNNFALSNNYDAEEMRRLWRTRHRAMIVSRFLFGFLFPFTVILVCYSIVAFRMKRRRLTKSTKPFRIIIAVTVSFFLCYFPYHVFSLLEMSKTSANHELKMALYLGIPLASSLAFFNSCINPILYVFVGQKKFRQSVILAFEGAFGEDFILSLSSKRKSRSISQAEIQITS encoded by the coding sequence ATGGAGAACAGCTCTTCATCAGCCTTCCTGGCTAATTTGACCTTGTGGCAGGAAAACACCACTTCTTCACACACAGATAGCTACCTGGGCCTTCAAAAATGTATGCACCTCCTGTCCATAGTGATCTACAGTGTTGCATGTCTCTTGGGGGTGACTGGGAATGGCATTGTCATCTGGATTACGGGCTTCAAGATGAAGAAGACGGTGAACATTGTCTGGTTTCTCAACCTGGCCATTGCTGATTTCGTCTTCACATTTTTCCTGCCCTTGAGCATCGCCTACACGGCTCTGGGCTTCCATTGGCCCTTTGGGAAACTTCTGTGCAAGCTGAACAGCACCATTGCTTTCCTCAACATGTTTGCCAGTGTCTTCCTCTTGACGATTATCAGCATGGATCGGTGTGCTTTGGTGGTCTACCCTGTGTGGTCCAGAAACTACCGGACCACAAAGCTGGCTTATGGCATCGCTCTGGTTGCATGGGTCATAGCTTTCATCATCAGTTCTCCATATCTCATTTTTCGAGACACTGCGACTAACTCCAGGAACGTCACCAGCTGCTACAATAACTTTGCTCTGTCCAATAATTATGATGCCGAGGAGATGCGAAGGCTTTGGAGGACAAGGCACAGAGCTATGATAGTATCCAGATTCCTGTTTGGTTTCCTCTTTCCCTTCACCGTCATCCTGGTCTGTTACAGCATCGTGGCATTCAGGATGAAAAGGAGGCGTCTAACCAAGTCCACCAAGCCTTTCAGGATCATCATTGCTGTCACAGTGTCGTTTTTCCTCTGCTATTTTCCATACCATGTTTTCTCCTTGCTAGAGATGTCCAAGACTTCTGCAAATCATGAACTCAAGATGGCTTTGTACTTAGGGATCCCCTTGGCTTCCAGTCTGGCTTTCTTCAACAGTTGCATCAACCCCATCCTCTATGTGTTTGTAGGGCAGAAGAAGTTCCGTCAGtcagtaatcttggcttttgagggGGCTTTTGGAGAGGACTTTATCCTGTCTTTATCCAGCAAGAGAAAATCAAGATCCATCTCTCAGGCAGAGATTCAGATCACTTCATAG